Proteins from a single region of Sesamum indicum cultivar Zhongzhi No. 13 linkage group LG5, S_indicum_v1.0, whole genome shotgun sequence:
- the LOC105161352 gene encoding ACT domain-containing protein ACR10, whose amino-acid sequence MGLLYDDAVIIRQSEKEDEPSVITVNCPDKTGLGCDLCRIILFFGLTVAGTDVSTDGKWCYIVFWVVGRPSTRWGLLKKRLMGACPSFWLACGMSSYWAELQPSKPPDVFLLKFCCNDRRGLLHDVTEVLCELELTIKTVKVSTTPEGKVMDLFYITDTREIMHTKRRKEDVYDHLKAVLGDDTSSCEIEIAGPDISASSQEPSFLSDAIIEDMFNIEMLEKHQDHSLAFKRPSITFDNLLSPSHTLIQIVCQDHKGLLYDIMRTLKDYNIQISYVRFTTKGKTECELDLFIMQADSKKIADLRKQNSLRCRLEMELSHPVRVALISRTHDTELVVANPIESSGEGRPLVFYDITLALKMLNKPIFSAEIGRHVIDDHEWEVYRVLLDEGDGNSVSKKEIEETVWKMLMSWG is encoded by the exons ATGGGGTTACTGTACGATGATGCTGTGATAATTAGGCAGTCAGAGAAAGAAGATGAGCCTAGTGTCATCACTGTAAATTGTCCTGACAAGACTGGTTTGGGTTGTGATCTTTGCCGCATAATTCTCTTCTTTGGACTCACTGTTGCCGGAACTG ATGTATCTACCGATGGAAAATGGTGCTACATAGTGTTCTGGGTGGTAGGCAGACCGAGCACAAGATGGGGGTTGTTGAAGAAGAGGCTGATGGGGGCATGCCCTTCTTTTTGGCTGGCTTGTGGAATGTCATCTTACTGGGCTGAGTTGCAGCCCTCCAAGCCTCCTGACGTCTTCCTCCTCAAGTTCTGTTGCAATGATCGAAGAGGCCTTTTGCACG ATGTAACGGAGGTTCTTTGCGAGCTTGAGCTCACAATAAAGACGGTAAAAGTATCGACAACTCCAGAAGGGAAAGTCATGGACCTCTTCTACATTACTGACACAAG GGAAATTATGCATacaaagaggagaaaggaGGACGTGTATGACCATTTAAAAGCTGTTCTGGGGGATGACACCAGCAGTTGTGAAATAGAAATCGCTGGTCCTGATATTTCAGCTTCTTCTCAAGAACCCTCATTTCTTTCAGATGCAATCATCGAAGACATGTTCAATATAGAGATGCTGGAAAAACATCAAGACCACTCGCTCGCCTTTAAACGTCCATCCATCACGTTCGATAACTTGTTGAGTCCTTCTCACACGCTCATCCAAATCGTTTGCCAGGACCACAAAGGTCTCCTATATGATATCATGCGAACTTTGAAGGATTATAACATCCAG ATTTCTTATGTGCGCTTCACAACAAAAGGGAAAACAGAATGTGAGTTGGACTTGTTTATCATGCAAGCAGACAGTAAGAAGATAGCTGATCTCCGAAAACAGAACTCATTACGCTGTCGTCTCGAGATGGAACTTAGCCATCCTGTCAGAGTAGCTTTGATCAGCCGGACCCATGATACCGAACTGGTAGTTGCTAACCCCATTGAGTCATCTGGGGAGGGCCGTCCCCTGGTTTTCTATGACATAACACTGGCTCTCAAGATGCTAAACAAACCAATCTTTTCG GCTGAAATTGGGAGGCATGTGATCGATGATCATGAGTGGGAAGTTTATCGAGTTTTACTTGATGAAGGGGATGGTAACTCTGTTTCAAAGAAAGAGATAGAAGAGACCGTGTGGAAGATGTTAATGAGTTGGGGGTAA